The genomic region GGGAACACGCTTAAAAGATACATGCTTATAAACGCTAAAACCACCCCAAGAATCACACCGCCCAAACCAATGATATTGCCCAAATAAAAAAAGGTTTTTTGGATTTCTTTTTGGCTGCTCCCCATGCTAAAGAGTAGGGCGATTTCTTTACGCCTGTTCATCACCACCATTAAAAGCGAGCTGATGATATTCAAAGACGCCATTAAAATAATGAGCATTAGCACAATGAATAACGCTCTTTTTTCTAATTCCATCGCCGAGAAAAAATTCCCGTTTTGTTGCCACCACCCTTCAATGCCTATGCCATGATGGTTGATGGTCTTTAAAGCGTTGCGTAAAATTTCAATATCCTTCATGGGCGTTTTAGAATAGACATGCACCCCATCATAAAGCCCTAAAGGCAATCTCCTGATCGCGCTTATGGCTTGAAGGCTCGTGTACATGTAACTCATGTCATAAGATTTTAGCCCTGAATCAAAATCGCCTTTGATAGTAAAACGCTTCATGATAGGGGAGAGCGTGAGACCGGTTGGCTCTAATTCGGTGAAAAACAAATCGGCTTTTTGATTGAGATCTAAATTCAAGCTGTATCTCAAGCTTTTCCCCACGATCAAACTAAAAGGGTTTTTAAAAAGATCGTTTTCATTAATGTTTTTTAAAGCGTCGTTTAAAACCTCATTGATGCGTCTTTCTTTAGAAAAATCAACCCCAAACACCACGCCACCATTCATAGAATGCACGCTTTTAATCAGGCTTTGGGTTTGCAAATAGGGGCTAAAAAGCAAATTGGGGAACTTTTTTTCTAAAGCTTGAACCACTTCTTCGCTGATCCCATAAGGGCTTGTGGTATAGAGCGTTAAGGGGTAATTCATCACAAAAAGCTTTTTTTCAAATTCCTTACTCATGCCGTTCATGATCGCCATAGCCACAATTAAAACCATCACGCCAACCGCCACGCCAAAAAAAGCTAACAAAGCGGTGATGCTAATAAATGGCTGGCTTTTATCAAAACGCAAATAACGCTTGATAAGGAAAAAGATTAAGGATCTATTTGGCAAATAAGCCCTTTTTAGGCCCGCTTTTAGCGCAACAATCTTTGTATTTTTTCCCGCTCCCGCAAGGGCAAGGCTCGTTTCTTTTAGGGGTTTTAGAAAAAGCTTTCATGGCCACATTCAAATCTTCATCTAAAGTTTCTTCATGGCGGTAAGTTACGCTCTCATGCTCTCTTTCTTCGCTAAAATTATCCAAATAACGCTCCGCATCGCTAGAATCTTGCTCATTTTCAAACTGGATCTTAGAAAAGGTTTTGATCGCTTCTATTTTAATGTCTTCAATGAGTTCTAAGAAAAGGTTGTAACTCTCTTTTTTGTATTCTACAAGGGGGTCTTTTTGGTTATAGCCTCTCAAATTAATACCAGTTTTGAGATTATCCATCGTATAAAGGTGCTCTCGCCATGCGTTGTCTAAAATCTGCAAATACACGATGCGTTCGATCCGGCTTCTTTGTTCGCTATCCAAAGCTTTCATTTTGTTTTCATAATCGTTTTTGAGTTTTTCAGACACAAACTTTTCAATAGGGGAGGCTTTTTCTAAATCCTCTAATTCAACGCTAGCGTTAAAATCTTCTTTTAAAATGTTTTTAAGCCCTAAAAGCTCCTCTTCAGACAGGTTTTGATGGTCAAAGGCTTTGAGTTTAGAAAAGATTTGATTGAGCGCGTATTCTCTGTTTTCAGCGATTTTAGCACCAATATCGTAATTAACGTCTAATAATTCATCTCTAAATTTATACACGCTTTTTCGTTGCTCATTAGCCACATCATCGTATTCTAACAAATGCTTACGGCTTTCAAAATGCAAGTTTTCCACTTTTTTTTGCGCGTTTTCCACCGCTCTTGTAACGAGTTTGGATTCAATGTGTTCGCCGTCTTTAAGCCCTAATTTTTCCATCACCCCCTTAATCCTATCGCTCCCAAAAATGCGTAACAGATTGTCTTCTAAACTCAAATAAAACTGACTCACCCCCGGATCGCCTTGGCGCCCGCTTCGCCCCCTTAATTGGTTGTCAATCCTGCGGCTCTCATGCCTTTCAGTGCCAATGATATACAGCCCCCCAAGTTCTTTAACCTCATCGGTGAGCTTAATATCAACGCCTCTGCCTGCCATGTTAGTCGCAATCGTAACCGCCCCCTTAAGCCCGGCGTCTTTGATGATTTCAGCTTCTTTAGTGTGTTGCTTAGCGTTTAAAACGGTGTGAGGGATGCGCTCTTTTTTGAGTAAAGCGTGCAAGGTTTCACTCTTTTCAATACTGGCCGTGCCGACTAAAACGGGCTGCCCCTTATCGTGCAATTCTTTAATTTTAAGGATCACAGCGTCAAATTTTTCTTTTTCACTCTTATAGATTAGATCGTTCAAATCTTTTCGTTTGATCGCTAGATTAGTAGGGATAGACACCACTTCTAAATTGTAGATTTCTAAAAATTCTGTGGCTTCGGTTTGAGCCGTGCCTGTCATGCCTGAAAGTTTAGAAAACATCCTGAAATAATTTTGGAAAGTAATATCCGCTAAGGTTTGGCTCTCTTCTTTAATGCTCACGCCCTCTTTAGCCTCTAAAGCCTGATGCAGGCCCTCACTAAAGCGCCTCCCCTCAGACAAGCGGCCGGTAAATTCATCTACAATCACCACCTCATTATTGGCTACAATATAATCTTTATCAATAAAAAAGAGGTAGTTCGCTTTCAAAGCCTGGTCTAAATGGTGCGATAAGGCGGCGTTTTCAATCTTGTATAAATTATCCACGCCAAAGAGGTTTTCGGCTTTTTTAATCCCCTCTTCAGTGATTAAAATCGCGCGGTTTTTTTCATCTATGGTGAAATCGGTTTCCACTTGCATGCTTTTAGCGACTTCATCAGCCTTGTTGTAATTTTCCATGCGCCTATCCACAGGCCCTGAAATGATCAAAGGGGTTCTCGCTTCATCAATTAAAATGGAATCCACCTCATCAACAATAGCGAACGCATGCGATTTTTGCACTTTATGCTCTAAAGAATATTTCATGTTATCCCTTAGATAATCAAAGCCAAATTCATTATTAGTGCCATAAACAA from Helicobacter pylori harbors:
- a CDS encoding ABC transporter permease; the protein is MPNRSLIFFLIKRYLRFDKSQPFISITALLAFFGVAVGVMVLIVAMAIMNGMSKEFEKKLFVMNYPLTLYTTSPYGISEEVVQALEKKFPNLLFSPYLQTQSLIKSVHSMNGGVVFGVDFSKERRINEVLNDALKNINENDLFKNPFSLIVGKSLRYSLNLDLNQKADLFFTELEPTGLTLSPIMKRFTIKGDFDSGLKSYDMSYMYTSLQAISAIRRLPLGLYDGVHVYSKTPMKDIEILRNALKTINHHGIGIEGWWQQNGNFFSAMELEKRALFIVLMLIILMASLNIISSLLMVVMNRRKEIALLFSMGSSQKEIQKTFFYLGNIIGLGGVILGVVLAFISMYLLSVFPIISLPADVYGINTLPLDLSLMDFTLTLIGSIIIVGLSSYYPSKKASTIDALSVLRNE
- the secA gene encoding preprotein translocase subunit SecA, with the protein product MIKAIIGKIIGTRNDRWIKQYKKQVLTINALEPTYEKMSDVELQNAFEELKNRVRSVEKDLQEKTLLEVLPESFAITREASKRILKMRHFDVQLIGGMVLNDGKIAEMKTGEGKTLVATLAVALNAMKGESVYVVTVNDYLAHRDSKEMEPLYQFLGYSVGTITASVRDDDERLEIYSKDIVYGTNNEFGFDYLRDNMKYSLEHKVQKSHAFAIVDEVDSILIDEARTPLIISGPVDRRMENYNKADEVAKSMQVETDFTIDEKNRAILITEEGIKKAENLFGVDNLYKIENAALSHHLDQALKANYLFFIDKDYIVANNEVVIVDEFTGRLSEGRRFSEGLHQALEAKEGVSIKEESQTLADITFQNYFRMFSKLSGMTGTAQTEATEFLEIYNLEVVSIPTNLAIKRKDLNDLIYKSEKEKFDAVILKIKELHDKGQPVLVGTASIEKSETLHALLKKERIPHTVLNAKQHTKEAEIIKDAGLKGAVTIATNMAGRGVDIKLTDEVKELGGLYIIGTERHESRRIDNQLRGRSGRQGDPGVSQFYLSLEDNLLRIFGSDRIKGVMEKLGLKDGEHIESKLVTRAVENAQKKVENLHFESRKHLLEYDDVANEQRKSVYKFRDELLDVNYDIGAKIAENREYALNQIFSKLKAFDHQNLSEEELLGLKNILKEDFNASVELEDLEKASPIEKFVSEKLKNDYENKMKALDSEQRSRIERIVYLQILDNAWREHLYTMDNLKTGINLRGYNQKDPLVEYKKESYNLFLELIEDIKIEAIKTFSKIQFENEQDSSDAERYLDNFSEEREHESVTYRHEETLDEDLNVAMKAFSKTPKRNEPCPCGSGKKYKDCCAKSGPKKGLFAK